The proteins below are encoded in one region of Sminthopsis crassicaudata isolate SCR6 chromosome 1, ASM4859323v1, whole genome shotgun sequence:
- the CNN2 gene encoding calponin-2 yields MSSTQFNKGPSYGLSAEVKNRLQSKYDPQMEGELRGWIEGLTELSIGPDFQKGLKDGIILCTLMNKLQPGSVPKINRSQQNWHQLENLSNFIKAMVNYGMNPVDLFEANDLFESGNMTQVQVSLLALAGKAKTKGLQSGVDIGVKYSEKQERNFDDAKLKAGQCVIGLQMGTNKCASQSGMTAYGTRRHLYDPKNQILAPMDHSTISLQMGTNKCASQVGMTAPGTRRHIYDTKMGTDKCDNTSMSLQMGYTQGANQSGQVFGLGRQIYDPKYCPQGPSGDGPAVGPGDSPSSVEPPEYHYYREEEGY; encoded by the exons ATGAGCTCCACTCAGTTCAACAAGGGTCCGTCCTATGGCCTGTCCGCCGAGGTCAAGAACCGG CTCCAGTCCAAGTATGACCCACAGATGGAAGGAGAGCTGAGGGGCTGGATTGAGGGTCTCACAGAACTGAGCATCGGGCCAGATTTCCAGAAGGGACTCAAAGATGGCATCATCCTATGCAC TCTCATGAACAAGCTGCAGCCTGGCTCCGTGCCCAAGATTAATCGCTCACAACAGAACTGGCATCAG CTGGAGAATCTCTCTAATTTCATCAAGGCCATGGTCAACTATGGCATGAACCCTGTGGATCTCTTTGAAGCCAACGACCTCTTTGAAAGTGGGAATATGACCCAGGTTCAGGTGTCACTTCTGGCACTGGCCGGCAAG GCTAAGACAAAAGGGCTACAGAGTGGCGTGGACATTGGAGTCAAGTACTCAGAGAAGCAAGAACGCAACTTTGATGATGCTAAATTGAAAGCTGGGCAGTGTGTCATTGGCCTCCAG ATGGGCACCAATAAATGTGCCAGCCAGTCAGGCATGACAGCCTATGGGACCCGGAGACACCTGTATGACCCTAAGAACCAGATTCTGGCCCCGATGGACCACTCAACTATCAGCCTGCAGATGGGGACCAACAAGTGTGCCAGTCAG GTGGGCATGACAGCCCCTGGCACCAGGAGGCACATCTATGACACCAAGATGGGCACAGACAAGTGTGACAACACCTCCATGTCTCTGCAGATGGGCTATACCCAGGGTGCCAACCAAAGCGGGCAGGTGTTCGGGCTGGGACGGCAGATCTACGATCCCAAATACTGTCCCCAGGGTCCCAGTGGAGATGGGCCAGCGGTGGGCCCGGGTGACAGCCCCAGCTCTGTGGAACCCCCCGAGTACCACTATTACCGGGAAGAGGAAGGGTACTGA